The DNA segment AATCGCTTTGTACCGATGGcatccagctcatcgatgaagatgatcgcTGGGGCCTTCTCTTTGGCCAACTCGAAAGCATCTCGGACTAATTTCGCACCATCACCGATATACATCTACGTGAAAAGTCAGCCATACTTTCCTTTGAATACCTCAATTCCAGCTTACCTGAACAAGAGCTGGACCAGCTAATTTGAGGTAACAAGCGTTGGTCTGAGCAGCACAGGCTCGAGCAAGAAGAGTTTTACCGGTACCTGCGACGTTGTGAGCTTCCATCCATTCTATCTAAGGAAAACTTATTAGCTCACCTGGTGGACCATACATCAAACAACCCTTTGGTGGTGTAATACCGAGTGTCTTGAATTTATCAGCTTGCTGCATTGGTAATACACTGAAAGGGAAACAAGAATTAGCTTGAACTGCGAGCCAGATGAATATAGGCTTACATAGCTTCGATCAGTTCCTCAACCTGCTTATCCAAACCACCGATATCCGTGTATGTCTCCGTAGGtctctcatccacttccatcgCTTTCACTCGCGCATCGTACTCGGCAGGTAATTTATCGAGAATGAGGTATGAATCCTTGTTGACACCGATCAAATCGCTTGGACGCAATTCTTCATGGGGTACAAGTCCGATTATTGGTAAGAATACGGTCTGAGGAAAGATCTTCTTCAGTGTGATTCTGGGATGTAGCTTTGAGCTTACCACTCACTTGTCTGGTAGATGTTTTGATAACAGCACATTTCGATTTCTTAGCATTTTGCTCATTATGAGCAGCaccttcttgttcttccgCATCAACGTCTAGGATCTACGTTGACGAGGAAAAGAAGATCAGTGCAGGTCATGCAGATGTGCGAATATGGCCACCACTTACCTCTACCACCTTCGATACCAAGTAAGGTAATACCTTATTCTGCTTGATCTTGGTCATGTTATCACCGATCTTATCTGTCATCTGCTCTCTCTCGTGTCCTAATCTCAAGTTCTCCTgcctcatcatcttgatctcgttgTCAATCATACGTGTTTGCATTTTGATATCAGCCGTATCGGACTGATAAGTATGAGTCAACCTTGATCAGCAGATATCCTCCCTTATTCGCTTGGAACCACTTCTAAATTGCCTTCAAGTCCGCTGTACTCACGTTCAACACTCCTTCCGGTatatcctcaagatcatcttctttcgtcACTTCCTCTTGCATCTGAACATCTTCGGCGGGTGAGTCGTTTGATTGGGCGGACTGTGGGGTCTCTCCATTTGACTGGGACACAGCTGCTACTTCCTCTGGCTTGTTGTCGCCATTATCATTGTtctgaggtggaggagggggatcTGATGCTGGTGCTGACATggttgatgtgtgatgatgatatcaaatgaagtgaaagatgaggatgagcagtGATAAGGTTGTATGGTTATATACAGTCAAGTGAATAAATCACGATTCGTCAGCgagagagagtgagagaggtAGACAGTTGAACGCGATTCAATGCTACCAGtgatgatttgatcccgctcTCATATAACTCATAGTAAAAATATGTGATGACGTGGAAAATTTCAACCTATGAGCTATGACTCATAGATAGCAAGTAGGTGTATGGTGTTGATCGTACTAGTAAGTTATGTAGTATATCCTATATCATGTATAGTTATATCCTATGTATACAATATACATTCTGGAAACAAGATCGAGATTCACTTTGATCTGCTACTCGCTGCGACTGCCTCGAGTTCTACTCCCTCTGAACTGGATACCGGTCCATCGAGATGCACTTCTCAACCCGAAATGCCTTCTACCTTCGGGCGTCAAACTATCGAGTAATCCCGTTGTTCCTATACCTGGACGAGCGACATGTGAGCTGTCGGGCTACTGCAAAGGAAAGATAATTGTGCTGACACTACTGATTGAAGGTCGACTGGATGTCTGATCGAGTTCTTCAGCTGGTCATAAGTGCACTGCAGCCCAAGTGCGGGTTATCCCTCACACGAACGTCCCCACATATACTGACTACATGTGACTCATCTTGCAGAATGTCCGAATTACTGTTCACCTCTCGAGGGCAGAAAAAGCACAAGGTGCATGTGGAACgtggaggtgagctatcgATGTCTAATCCTACCGTTTCGTCCGTAGCTTACGTACCATGTCGCGTTTTTTAGAGGGGTATCAATTCTGTTATTTCCTACGAACGACAACGAGAACAGAAGTAGTTTTGTTAAAGGTAATTCACGTCCCTCTCTACATTTGCTTGAGGTTCAAGCGCTAACATGCCAACAGGACAAATCATTCTCTCTCCGTCCGcctacccctcctccagaGATAACACCAGaaccatcctcttccaagcGTAAAgccccatcctcctcctctcgaTCATCGAAAGCTCCCCGGCGAGCACGTACGCGATCTCGATCAGTCGCAACCCAGCTGGAAGAATTAGACGAGACCAACTCGCCATCTCTGCAAAATATGGACAACGCAACTCAAGATTACattgacgaagatggtgtaCGGATAAAGGCTGAGCCGGTCGAGTACGATGCTGATCGGACGGAATCGGTCGAAGAGACAAATATCAAGGATTGGAAACCTGATGTCGATGTTTCGTATAAAGGTGAATTTCCACCTCAAATCTGGATAATCTTCGTTAAAGCTGACGACAATAA comes from the Kwoniella bestiolae CBS 10118 chromosome 2, complete sequence genome and includes:
- a CDS encoding 26S protease regulatory subunit 6A-B, producing MSAPASDPPPPPQNNDNGDNKPEEVAAVSQSNGETPQSAQSNDSPAEDVQMQEEVTKEDDLEDIPEGVLNSDTADIKMQTRMIDNEIKMMRQENLRLGHEREQMTDKIGDNMTKIKQNKVLPYLVSKVVEILDVDAEEQEGAAHNEQNAKKSKCAVIKTSTRQTVFLPIIGLVPHEELRPSDLIGVNKDSYLILDKLPAEYDARVKAMEVDERPTETYTDIGGLDKQVEELIEAIVLPMQQADKFKTLGITPPKGCLMYGPPGTGKTLLARACAAQTNACYLKLAGPALVQMYIGDGAKLVRDAFELAKEKAPAIIFIDELDAIGTKRFDSDKSGDREVQRTMLELLNQLDGFSSDSRIKVIAATNRIDILDPALLRSGRLDRKIEFPLPNESARERILQIHSRKLNHHGVNFEELARSTEDMNGAQLKAVCVEAGMLALRQNATQLSHEHFHGGILEVQARKAKEHHYFA